A window of Phacochoerus africanus isolate WHEZ1 chromosome 11, ROS_Pafr_v1, whole genome shotgun sequence genomic DNA:
GAGCATTTCTGCTCTTCACCAGGTACTCGGGATTTCAACAGGAAACATCACAAGTTTATACACATGTCCATTTCCATACCAGCTTATGAATTCAAAATTCCTCTTAAAAAGGAGATACTGTCTTTAGCCATCAGTTTCAGATTGGAGTACTCCTTATATTCATGGGAAATTAAAATTGTGTTCTCCCAAGGCTTTCAGGTCCTCttatccatttatattttttcatcatgTATTAAATTCTGCCCATCCTCACATTAATTTACTACTATTATCCTATtactgaaatgctttttttttttttttggtctttttgccatttcttgggccgctcctgcggcatgtggaggttcccaggctaggggtcaaattggaactgtagctgccagcctacgccagaatcacagcaacttgggatccgagccgcatctgcaacttacaccacagctcacggcaacgccagatccttaacccactgagcaaggccaggggttgaacccataacctcatggttcctagttggattcgttaaccactgcgccacgacaggaactcccccaaaatgcCTTTTAACTAGGCATTAATAAtgcattaataataatatatatatattattgagtCTTATGAAActgctatttgttttgtttgaaaacaGTTTTTTCACATGGCTAAACCgaataaaatctgaattttaattaGATGGCTATAtctcctacatatatatatatactcattgtTTTACCTCGGcagggaaaatgaaaatgcttattCTGTTCACCAGTTCTTATGCAGTCTTGCAAAACCGTGCTTGCTGACTACTTGTAAATTTCGTGAACTTATCAGAGGTGTAGTAATTTCCACAGATACAGTATTTGAGCAAAGCAAGTCTGGTCCAAACTGGGCACGTGACTTTGAAGTACACTACGTATCTACTTAACCAGAATAGCCCACCCTAAAGGATGGCTTTTGCAGGCTTGAGGTCAGGTCAAGAATCAATAGGCCAAACAATAAAATACCAAGGCATTTTCAGCTGGGAATTCTATCCCCGTGTCCTCAACACTTAATATCACAGAAGGCCTACCCTGGGACCCCGTGTGAAGCACCAGCAAAAGAGGTGCGCCCCAGGCCTTACTTTAAAGAACATTAACATCTttcaaagatatacaaatataaataatgataaGATGTTCCAGGTGCTGTAAGTTTCAACCTGGGACAGAGTAAAATGCAGAAAGAAGACAGCACTTGGGAAATCTTAAATGGACTCCAAACATCAAGGGCAAAAAGCCAAATACAAATGTGTCCTGAACCTAGATTCAGTCTCTACATTAGCCACAGGTTCTGGATCCAAGGAGACCTTTTGTTGCCCCACAAGCAGTGACTAGAGATCCTCCAGGTCAGTTAAATCCACAGCCACTTTCAAGAAGAGGGTGTCGTCTTTTATGTAGGTGTTCTTGGCATTCTCCAAAGTGGAATGAGCCACGAAGCGGGGACAGCCAGAGGCAATGTTCATCTCCCCGTCGGGTCTTTTAAAGCTGCTGCTATTGGGGTCTGCCTTGAAGGTCTCCATAATGTGGTTCTTTTTGCCACTCTGGTCCAAAAGCATCAGTGTCACCCTCTGCCTGAACGGCCACTGCAGTAGGGAGTCAAACTCCCCGCGCATCACCACAAAGTACAGCGACAGGTGCGTCCCCTTCCCGGACCCGTCCCCATTCAGGTACGCTCTGGCGCAGAGCCGGTAGCCACAGCGGCTGGTGTAGAAGGGCTGGCTGAAGATGGACACAGTGTGTCCGTCCAGCGCCTCCCTCTTCCTCAGCTTGTAGTCTGTCACCTTCCAGATGAGCTTTCCAGTGTAGCAGGCACTTTCCAGCAGTTTAAACCGCTCCTCATTTTTACTCAGCTGCGCTTTATGAATATTAATGTGGGCATCATGTTTGTTAGTCTCCCCTTCCAAAACAACTGCAAAGGAAAAAGAtctttagaatttagaatttagtCTTTAGAATTTGCTCGAAGCGGAATTTTGTTATCTGAAGAGATCCAATCAAATTCTGACATCCCAAAGATGAACTAAATTCAGCGTTCACTAGTGGGCCGTTCGTATCAATGATATCAATTCaagagtttccatggtggctcactcagcaggttaagaacccaactagtatccatgaggttgtgagttcgatccctggccttgttcagtgggttaaggatctggcattgtggcaacctgtggcataagttgcaggtgCATCTTGGATTccagccctagcccaggaactcccatatgccatggatgcagctgtaaaaaggacaaaaaaaaaaaatcaattcagtgATTCTCATGTCTTGGCAAGACTGGCACCAAGAAAGCCCAAATGCATCCTCTTGAACTGAACCAGCTAGCGGGCATCTGCATGGTGAGCCCCACTGCTTTTTAACTGGAATGCTTTTattctatgtatctatctatctatttatttttattgtcacacTTAAGGgcttacggaagttccctgggccagggatcaaatccaagccaccacAGGGACATGAGGGATCCataatctgtgccacagcaggaactcgggAATGCTTTAAACAGCCAAACCCTTCTCCATTTTTCTACATTCAAATCAGTGCTCCCATCATCTCTCTCCCCCAGCCTCATGACTGTCTACTCTCCCTCAAAACCACCACTCCCTGTCCTTGGAATTTCCGGACCCATTTCCACCCCTTTCTTGTTCCAGCTCCGCTCGTGGCCCTTTGTCATTTTTGCCTGAGTGGCCAGAATCTCATGCTGTTCTGTCTCACAAAGGCCAGATTCAACCATTGTTGATCCTGGACTGCTGTGCCTCTCCATGGGCCAGGCATGTGCTTGTTTCATGAATACAGGCAAAAGCAATGAGTCAccaaaagagaagcagaaaacatTAGACATACCTAATCTTTGATCATTTGTTTCTAGCAGGgtgattttctgtttcattgcatCGATCGCTTCCACCAAAGGCCTCAGATCAAATTTGCTTTGTTGCTGGTTAGCCATTTGTAACAACTGACGCACCTGAACTTCTAGCCAAGCAGACTTGTCAATGTGGCTGGCAAGGACCTTTCAGCACAAAATGgatcatatgaaaaaaaattgagtcaaTATCTTAATAATTTGTTGAGGTTACATGTTTCAACGCAAATATTTTACCTTAAGAATTaactaaggaaatgaaaaatgcagggtccggaagaaaaaaaatcagtgaggatTTCAGAGAGATGAGTCACGTAATACCTTCCTCCCCCTTCACGGTCTCTCAGCTCCTgtttcaaatccttttttttttttgctttttagggccacacctgcagcacatggaggttcccaggctaggggtccaatcgagctacagctgctggcctacaccacagccccagccacgcaggatccaagctgcgtctgtgacctccaccacagctcacggtaacaccggatccttaacccactgagcaggccagggatcaaacctgcaacctcatggttcctgtcagattcgttgctgcttcgccacagtgggaactcctcctgtttcAAATCTGTGAATTGCTCTTCATCTGATTTTCACTCCTCCCTcaatttctctcctctttggtTCTCTAACCTATCTATTTCTGTTTTCGTCTTGCCTCGTCTCTCCTCTTACCCTAGCACTTCAGCTTCTTAGACTGCTACTCTTCTGATTCACTCCTGCTTGGCTAGAAGAGAATGTGGTACAAGGAGGCCCACCTGTTCTAGCCACTGCAGGTGATGCAGAAATACCCTGAGGTAGGTCTGAACCCTTGGGTGCTCTCTTTAGAAGGAAGGGattaaataaaactaccatatttCTCCTCCACCCTTGTCCTCAGGGCCTTTACTCTTAACGGGTTTTTGTGTTAGAAAAACTTCAGAAttgaggaatttccattgtggctcattgggttaagaatccaactagtacccatgaggacgcaagttcgatccctggccttgttcagtgggttaaggatccagtgttgctgtgagctgtggtgtaggctgcaaaggcaacttggatctagtgttgccacggccgtggctgtggtagaggcctgcggctatagctctgattcagcccctagcctgcgaacttgcatatgctgcaggtgcggccctaaaaagacaaaaaaaaaaaaagttcagaattgAGATCATAACCTGTGATGAACTTCCTTTTTTCtgcacacacataacacacacacacatccatgtgATTTGCTGACAAAGGATAGACGTCATGTGGCCTAGTTTCTGGGATATCCAGATTTCAAAAATACTGCCATACCACGTCTTGAAATCGTTCTCACTGTAAATTTCATAATCacaataaaaacattattctttAGGAATCTGTTTATGGTTATCTGACATTCATGATTTACAAAGTAATTTTTGCCATGATTTAGTGATGTTTAAGGCATTTTCTTCCCAAGTTCCTCTACAGAACTACAGATGCTCTCAAGGAATCTGAAATCAGGTGACTAATATTGACCCGACATTAATTAAAATCCTAACTGCCATGCATCACATGAAAGGACTCCACCACTGTAACATGCACTGACATTGCTAAAGGTACTGGGGTTGTGTGAAAAGCATCTTAATCCTTAGGAAATACGAACTGAAGTTTGCCAGGGTAAAGGCCCCAACACAGGCAGCTTACTCTCAAAAAGTCAGAacaccacacccacacccacctagagagacagagaagagggaaCAGGGTCAGAGATGGGAGAGGCGGGTTAGGGGATAATGAATGAAGCTAATGGGACAAAATACTGATAATGAGTGAATCTGGGTGGAGAACATACAGGTATAATTCGCACTATCTTATTCttgcacatttaaaattatttccatttaaaaagttaaaagaatggagttcccatcgtggcacagcggaaatgaatctgtaggaaccacgaggttgcaggttcaatccccagcctcgctcagtgggttaaggatctggcgttgccatgagctttggtgtaggtcatagacatggcttagatctcactttgctgtgactgtgacataggctggcagctgcagctccagttggacccctagcctgggccctaaaaaagaaaaaaaacaaaacaaagaaaacaactccctccccccaaaaaaaggtcaTTTCTCACCTGGATATTTGAGAGGAAGTTTCCATTTTTGCCAAACAACTGTGCAAACTGCTTGAACtccttttcaaatttctttacaGTTTCTGCTAGCTGCtggattttactttctttttgttctagGCTTTTATATAAGTCAGAAATCTAATTAAAAGAATATGAATGCAGTCACTTACATGCATGCTTAtgagttaaaataatttaaacatagtTCTAGGAAAATACTGCAGGTAAGAAAGTATTTCTAGGAAAAACACACACGTATTTATAGAGAACACAGGTAGAGTACTATATaattctaagaaaatattcacaggtgctacaaaagaaacaaaaaggatccACAGATTTCTCAGCAGCCTTTTCTATACGTGACACATTTTGATGGTTCATCTGATGACAGTGGCATCACGTGACTAAATCTGCTAACCTGGTTCTCTTCTTTCATGCAATATGCACTTATTAAACAAGCACAGAGGACGGATGCCGTGCCACACTGGATGCTATCTGCACAGCATCAATAAGAGCTTATAAAACCCCTATAGTCATTAGCTCTTTTAATCCTCAGAGAAGCCTATGATTTGAGTAGGACCATCAGGCtcactttacagagaaggaaacactTACTTCTCCCTTCACCTaaaaaaaccactttttaaaCCTCACCTGAGGGCATATCGCCCCAGAAACATTTCCACACGAGTTCCAGCTCTGGCCTTCTACCGAGGCCAGCTCTGAAGCTCCATGACACCCTGACCATACTCCACCACACCCACATTActcttttttggttatttttgtcattttttttctccactgaacTGTTGAGGCTACCTATCACTTATTTCCTGGTTCCCAAGCCGAGCCCAGCGCCTGGCATGCAGAGGGTGTCTGACACATGGGTTAGAAATGAGGCACAAATGGCTGCAACGACCATCTGGTCTCTGGCCCCAGGAGCCTCTACTTAAACCCCAAGAACTGATGTCCACCTGTGCATCAGACATCCCTGAGCAAAGCCAACCCAGTGTGCCCTCTCGCCCACCCCACCTTCTAACCTGCTCTTGTTTGTAGAGCGTGTTTTAATTAATAACATAACTGTGTTCCCTGCCTCAACTATAGCATGCCTGTCCAACCTGCCAAGGTCTCTCAGTGCCCTCTCTTCAGCCCCAATGACACGGCCTCGGCCAAGCCCTCACCTTCACCTTCACTGTCACCACCTCCAGTATCTTGCTTCCACCTAATGCTGAactgcttattatgtgccaggcactgtactaagagcttacacacacacacacacacacacacacacacacacacacacacacacgatttaaacatatattatatacaatatttatgtatatgaaaTAACTTAATAGTATATATGtttctatataattatatatacgcatttatataaatgtatacatacataatatataaatacaaatggaTTAGATgctatataatttaaatacataagtatatataaGTGCACTTACATAATTATatagtttatcttatttttatgtaaaatttgacCCTCACTACAGCCCCATTTACAAATGAAGACACTGTGGAAGAAGGAGGTTAAGAAGCTTGCCCAAAATGCTATGTGTGGAGCTGGGTCTCAAACCCAGGCGTTCTGGCTCTGGTTCCTCACTCATCAATGGCCAGGCTCTACTGCTACCCTGTCTAGTTTACTGCAGCATCTTTCTGCCTGGTCCCTCTGTCCTCATTCTCTTCTTTCCCCTGTCCACCTTCCATGCTATGGCCAGCTATCTTACTTTCAAAGCCAAACAATTAACTGGCCAAGTATCTTCCTATTTAAAAACTTCTATTAGCTCCTTATTACTGGCGAACATTAGTTCAAACTTTGGCCCTTAAATCCTTTCTGAAATAAGGCAgaatatgaataaattttaaaaaatcactgagtGTATAGTATTCAAGACTTCTTAGCTTACATGGAAGGCCACTGCAGTCTGGACCCAACACACCAGCCTTGGGTTCTCTCCTGCCCCACATCTGGCATCTCCCAACCGCCTATCCCCATTTCTTTGAACCATCAGGTTCTCTTATGCCTTTCTGCCTTGGCACAAACTTTCCTCTTCTGGAATGTTCTCCTCCCACAACATTTTAACTGACAGACCTTCTCTTTCTTCAGGATGCAGCTCCGATGTGCTACCTTGAAAGCCTTTCCCAACTCCCACAGAGCAAATCGCTGCAGCCTCTGTACGCCGACCTGGGGCACCCATCACATATCCCATGAGGCACAGCATCTTATCTGTTTGCATTTTTGTGGGTTTGTCAAGGGCAGGTGCTGTGTCATCCTCTACTCAGTGTCCCTAGCAACTAGCGTTGTACCTGACATATGGCACATGTCTGTTGAATCaacagatggatgaatgaatcGTTACAGAAAGAACTTGGGAACGGTTCCTAGGCAGCATGCCTTCTACCAAAGCTGCAGTTTAATCAGTCTATCTGATTTTCTCCACTATCTGACCCTGAAACTCACATACCTACTTTAATATGGAATCAGACATCATGAAATAATCAGCAGCAGTAGAATTCAGCTCCCTCTCTGCAGACGGAGGGTTTTCTTCCCTACATGGGCTTGAAAAGTCTGATCCTCTGAGATGTCCTAACAAAATACTGATCTTTTAGAATAATTACTCCAAAGAATCAGCATTTATTGAGGTTCACCATGAATATTCCCGGGACTACAGCTGGCATGTGCACGTGCAATTTCACTTGATAATCACAACTCAGTGAAATAAATAGGTACATTTGCATTGATTAGGTTGCAAAGTGAATAAGTTAAGGCTTATTACAAAATGCACACTTTTTAGAACAGATAGTCAAATGTCATTTCATGGTAATActgatttcatttgaaaatgcCAAATACCTACTCAGTACCTACTAGGTGCCAGGTAATAACCCAAAGGTTATTGGGTTATTGGATGGGCTTCAGAGAGGCAGTGTGATTTGTAACAGGAGCTCTGGACTGAGAATCAGCGGACATGGGTTTGAGATTGAATTCTGTCCCTTAAAGTTACAAACACATCAACAGTTCTTTGAGCTTAGTTACTTCAACTGTTGGGTTGAGGGGGGTTGGACACAAAGACCTCAAAGGCACCTTCTATAGTCCTGTGGGTCTGTTTGGCCGCTTAGTAGAAAAACATCACCTCCACTTGGCTTCTACCAAAACAGAGGAGAATATAGAAAACACCCACTATTGCCCATCCCCTATTCTGCTGCCTCCCCTTAGGTCTGAACCCTTGAATATTTACCTGTTCTTCTAATTGGAGGTTCTTTTCTAAAACCAGAAGCATGTGGTCCCGTAAGGCTGAATGCTCATGCTCCTGCAGGTGTCCCCGTTTTTCCTTCAGGACAAGGAGCAAA
This region includes:
- the TRAF5 gene encoding TNF receptor-associated factor 5 isoform X1 yields the protein MASSEEQGAVPCGFIRQNSGNSISLDFEPNAEYRFVEPLEERYRCAFCRSVLHNPHQTGCGHRFCQDCILSLRELNAVPLCPVDKEVIKSQEVFKDNCCKREVLNLYVFCKNAPGCTAKIILGRYQDHLQQCLFQAVQCCNERCREPVLRKDLKEHASTYCQFREEKCLYCKKDVVVINLQNHEENLCPEYPVSCPNKCLQMIPRTEVDEHLAVCPEAEQDCPFKHYGCTVKEKRGHLQEHEHSALRDHMLLVLEKNLQLEEQISDLYKSLEQKESKIQQLAETVKKFEKEFKQFAQLFGKNGNFLSNIQVLASHIDKSAWLEVQVRQLLQMANQQQSKFDLRPLVEAIDAMKQKITLLETNDQRLVVLEGETNKHDAHINIHKAQLSKNEERFKLLESACYTGKLIWKVTDYKLRKREALDGHTVSIFSQPFYTSRCGYRLCARAYLNGDGSGKGTHLSLYFVVMRGEFDSLLQWPFRQRVTLMLLDQSGKKNHIMETFKADPNSSSFKRPDGEMNIASGCPRFVAHSTLENAKNTYIKDDTLFLKVAVDLTDLEDL
- the TRAF5 gene encoding TNF receptor-associated factor 5 isoform X2; this translates as MASSEEQGAVPCGFIRQNSGNSISLDFEPNAEYRFVEPLEERYRCAFCRSVLHNPHQTGCGHRFCQDCILSLRELNAVPLCPVDKEVIKSQEDHLQQCLFQAVQCCNERCREPVLRKDLKEHASTYCQFREEKCLYCKKDVVVINLQNHEENLCPEYPVSCPNKCLQMIPRTEVDEHLAVCPEAEQDCPFKHYGCTVKEKRGHLQEHEHSALRDHMLLVLEKNLQLEEQISDLYKSLEQKESKIQQLAETVKKFEKEFKQFAQLFGKNGNFLSNIQVLASHIDKSAWLEVQVRQLLQMANQQQSKFDLRPLVEAIDAMKQKITLLETNDQRLVVLEGETNKHDAHINIHKAQLSKNEERFKLLESACYTGKLIWKVTDYKLRKREALDGHTVSIFSQPFYTSRCGYRLCARAYLNGDGSGKGTHLSLYFVVMRGEFDSLLQWPFRQRVTLMLLDQSGKKNHIMETFKADPNSSSFKRPDGEMNIASGCPRFVAHSTLENAKNTYIKDDTLFLKVAVDLTDLEDL